From the Cohaesibacter sp. ES.047 genome, one window contains:
- a CDS encoding levansucrase codes for MTIELENQWIWDSWYAHDGERWHGYFLKADKSLGDPDLRHWNVSQGHATSTDLINWTHLGTCLKPSEGPAFDDKTTWTGSVLQGPDGTWHLFYTGASKGDGAMYQRIGHAVSDDMHNWQRVGDGLCLDLTGPNAVHYEADHAVGHWHDRAMRDPWVMADPDGNGWLMFFTARAPGIEEANAAGAIGFATSSDLMNWSLQPPVFVGGFGQLEVPQVFKVGDKWYCLFCTAAEHWSKQRIAEAGVPPVTGNHYLIADDPRGPWTIAPGFLDGALPCRRYAGRILKTEAGLVIMGFDDNGKENFVGKVRDPEPVEVDDHGYLHVADSSGEGGRNG; via the coding sequence ATGACAATTGAACTCGAAAACCAATGGATCTGGGACAGCTGGTACGCCCATGACGGCGAGCGCTGGCATGGATATTTTCTCAAGGCAGACAAGTCTTTGGGGGATCCTGATCTCAGGCACTGGAACGTCAGTCAGGGTCATGCCACCAGCACCGACCTGATCAACTGGACCCATCTGGGGACATGCCTGAAGCCATCTGAAGGCCCGGCCTTTGATGACAAGACCACTTGGACAGGATCCGTGCTTCAGGGCCCGGACGGGACATGGCATCTTTTCTATACCGGTGCGTCCAAGGGCGACGGTGCCATGTATCAAAGGATCGGCCACGCCGTCTCTGACGACATGCACAATTGGCAGCGGGTAGGGGATGGGCTATGCCTTGACCTCACCGGCCCCAATGCCGTGCACTATGAAGCCGACCACGCGGTCGGCCACTGGCACGATCGTGCCATGCGTGACCCCTGGGTCATGGCTGATCCGGACGGCAATGGCTGGTTGATGTTCTTCACCGCCAGAGCGCCCGGTATCGAAGAGGCCAATGCGGCCGGCGCTATCGGCTTTGCAACATCGTCAGACCTGATGAACTGGTCCCTTCAGCCGCCCGTGTTCGTCGGTGGGTTCGGGCAGCTTGAGGTGCCACAAGTCTTCAAGGTTGGCGATAAATGGTACTGCCTCTTTTGCACCGCCGCCGAACATTGGTCCAAACAGCGGATCGCGGAAGCCGGCGTCCCGCCAGTGACTGGCAATCACTATCTCATCGCCGATGACCCGCGCGGCCCATGGACGATCGCGCCGGGCTTTCTGGATGGCGCCTTGCCCTGCCGCCGGTATGCAGGCCGGATTCTGAAGACCGAAGCCGGGCTGGTCATCATGGGCTTTGACGACAACGGCAAAGAGAATTTCGTCGGTAAGGTGCGAGATCCCGAGCCGGTCGAAGTCGACGATCATGGGTATCTGCATGTCGCTGATAGCAGCGGGGAAGGGGGACGCAATGGGTGA
- a CDS encoding NAD(P)H-binding protein: MTTTVTVAGASGLVGSNIIREALERGYKVNGTMRDAQDTEKTKWLMALPGAAERLKLFSADARDSNSFGPALEGADAIFIACFPPIYFASDGTPARELDRERGYQEIVAPVRDGCLNVLEATKRAGVKHVMLCSSTSSTNPPEGVAVKTETNAISDAEFQMAEKKFTSAEKIVMETAARDFCVRHNMRLAIFLPTMMLGQVILPQHIREHQGFLARPILEGKANHERVPKGSMSLAHVGDVAKLFLNAYETGAAGRFFAVYDSLPWRELYSELAKHIPASVLPAPFEGDPEEPTRFDFTRRDSLGVEMRDSETTIAEVSEWLKSRPFG; the protein is encoded by the coding sequence ATGACAACCACCGTGACAGTCGCAGGGGCTTCCGGCCTCGTTGGCTCTAACATCATTAGAGAAGCACTGGAACGCGGCTACAAGGTCAACGGTACCATGCGCGATGCCCAAGACACCGAAAAGACCAAATGGTTGATGGCCCTTCCGGGAGCTGCAGAGCGCCTCAAGCTCTTCTCGGCCGATGCGAGAGATAGCAACAGTTTTGGCCCGGCACTCGAAGGAGCCGACGCCATCTTCATTGCATGCTTCCCGCCCATCTATTTCGCTTCAGACGGCACACCCGCGCGTGAGCTCGACCGCGAAAGGGGCTATCAGGAAATCGTCGCACCGGTCCGAGATGGCTGTCTCAATGTTCTGGAAGCGACGAAGCGGGCAGGGGTCAAGCATGTTATGCTCTGCTCTTCGACCTCGTCAACCAACCCGCCCGAAGGCGTTGCGGTGAAAACAGAGACCAACGCCATCTCAGATGCCGAATTCCAGATGGCCGAGAAGAAATTCACCTCGGCGGAAAAGATCGTCATGGAAACAGCGGCGCGTGATTTTTGCGTTCGCCACAACATGCGCCTTGCGATCTTCCTGCCCACCATGATGCTCGGTCAGGTGATCCTGCCTCAGCATATTAGAGAGCATCAGGGGTTTCTGGCCCGCCCGATCCTGGAGGGCAAGGCCAACCACGAGCGCGTGCCCAAAGGCTCCATGTCCCTTGCCCATGTGGGGGATGTCGCAAAGCTCTTTCTCAACGCCTATGAGACAGGGGCCGCCGGGCGCTTCTTTGCTGTCTATGACAGCTTGCCCTGGAGGGAGCTTTACAGCGAACTGGCCAAGCACATCCCGGCATCGGTTCTGCCCGCACCATTCGAAGGAGACCCCGAAGAGCCGACCCGCTTTGACTTCACGCGCCGCGACAGTCTGGGCGTCGAAATGCGCGATTCCGAAACAACCATTGCCGAAGTCAGCGAATGGCTAAAGTCCCGCCCGTTCGGCTAA
- a CDS encoding carbohydrate ABC transporter permease — protein MAQVSPQNEGFRLLSRYLVLALVAAIFLFPLIFMMVSSLKPDAQLLSDTSSFRAFLPVGDVSLENYFAAFERAPIGRFMLNSVFVTITTVVLSIAICSIAAFSFVFLEWTGRNILLSVILATLIIPFETIAVPLLLLVSRLPWLGLEGMEWGWLNTYRVQIIPWVVDALTVFLFVQYFKDLPRELIEAARAEGASWLQIYRRVVMPLSGPVLATAAILKSLKMYNEQYLWPLIVVQDESHRPIMVGLGYFFQLDVAWGELMAYLTLISIPVLLFYLIMQRAFIASIASTGVKG, from the coding sequence ATGGCACAGGTATCACCCCAAAACGAAGGCTTCCGGCTTCTCTCGCGCTATCTTGTTCTGGCGCTGGTTGCGGCAATCTTTCTCTTTCCGCTCATCTTCATGATGGTGTCATCCCTCAAACCGGATGCCCAATTGCTGTCGGACACAAGCTCATTCAGAGCCTTCCTGCCCGTTGGGGATGTGAGTTTGGAGAATTACTTCGCCGCCTTTGAAAGAGCGCCCATTGGACGCTTCATGCTCAACTCGGTGTTTGTCACCATCACAACCGTCGTCCTTTCGATTGCCATCTGTTCGATTGCGGCCTTCTCCTTCGTTTTCCTCGAGTGGACCGGTCGAAACATTCTGCTTTCGGTCATTCTGGCGACATTGATCATTCCATTTGAAACGATTGCTGTGCCGCTCCTGCTGCTGGTTTCTCGCTTGCCGTGGTTGGGGCTTGAAGGCATGGAATGGGGCTGGCTGAATACCTATCGGGTCCAAATCATTCCATGGGTTGTTGACGCCCTGACGGTGTTCCTTTTCGTGCAGTATTTCAAGGATCTGCCGCGCGAACTCATCGAAGCGGCCAGAGCCGAAGGCGCCAGTTGGTTGCAGATCTACCGCCGCGTCGTGATGCCGCTTTCTGGCCCGGTGCTGGCGACTGCCGCCATCCTCAAATCGCTCAAGATGTACAATGAACAATATCTCTGGCCGCTGATCGTGGTGCAGGACGAATCACACCGCCCCATCATGGTGGGTCTGGGGTATTTCTTCCAGCTTGATGTTGCATGGGGAGAATTGATGGCCTACCTCACCCTCATTTCCATCCCCGTCCTGCTTTTCTACCTGATCATGCAACGGGCATTCATCGCCTCCATCGCTTCCACTGGGGTTAAAGGTTGA
- a CDS encoding response regulator: MVQYDHGGLIMCAAWKDGSANAPIGGTPDAASSGMAIQLSCFLLDDDPIDRRYVSWLLQQMTGFQLDIKSAHTLQEARSICTDERFDLYLLDYWMGEESSVSLLESLNDACKGSSTIVVMSSLDDQAFQEVSMQSGADLFLAKQELSKQTLELMLRNIVQAASKTQSVRDQRLLDAEKIADWTKHLRNMLDSSHGFAALALNALKSGDVETVEHLLSQAIDRMSELRNETSYVQLGMTSRQSAGDLNLRPFDVSTLLAEAVEDCRIEAEQVGKQLSFYEQIADSIILSDDRLLKELLTVLLRGALRYAEEQSDVSVSYELGPEHLEIYISEFGNSEDPEVSNYELDIPSAIQFANLFGSERTGSLLVAESMLHKLRGSWNIGKSGENLEIRCRIPLNQDLLN; this comes from the coding sequence ATGGTTCAATACGATCACGGAGGTCTGATCATGTGCGCCGCATGGAAAGACGGGAGCGCCAACGCACCAATCGGTGGAACACCTGATGCAGCGTCGTCGGGTATGGCCATCCAGCTGTCCTGTTTTCTGCTTGATGACGATCCGATCGACCGCCGATATGTCAGCTGGCTCTTGCAGCAAATGACCGGCTTCCAGCTCGATATAAAGTCGGCACATACTCTGCAAGAAGCCAGAAGCATCTGCACCGACGAGCGGTTTGACCTTTATCTTCTGGACTATTGGATGGGCGAGGAATCATCGGTTTCCCTGCTCGAAAGCCTTAATGATGCCTGCAAAGGCTCCAGCACCATCGTGGTGATGTCCTCCCTTGATGATCAGGCATTTCAGGAAGTGAGCATGCAATCCGGGGCCGATCTGTTTCTGGCCAAGCAAGAGCTCTCGAAACAGACGTTGGAGCTCATGTTGCGCAACATTGTGCAGGCAGCGTCAAAAACCCAGTCAGTGCGGGACCAACGGTTGCTGGATGCCGAGAAGATCGCCGACTGGACCAAGCATCTGCGCAACATGCTGGACAGCTCACACGGCTTTGCTGCACTTGCACTAAACGCCTTGAAATCCGGCGACGTCGAAACTGTTGAGCATTTGCTGTCCCAAGCCATTGATCGCATGTCGGAACTGAGAAACGAAACCTCCTACGTCCAACTTGGAATGACCTCGCGTCAAAGCGCGGGAGATCTCAACCTAAGACCTTTCGATGTCAGCACCCTTTTGGCCGAAGCGGTTGAGGATTGCCGTATCGAAGCCGAACAGGTTGGAAAGCAACTCAGCTTCTATGAGCAGATCGCGGATTCGATCATTCTGAGCGATGACCGGCTGCTGAAGGAGTTGTTGACGGTGCTGTTGCGGGGGGCTTTGCGCTATGCTGAAGAACAGTCCGATGTCTCGGTCAGCTACGAGCTGGGCCCGGAGCATCTGGAGATCTATATCTCCGAGTTCGGAAATAGCGAGGACCCGGAAGTCAGCAACTACGAGCTTGATATCCCGAGTGCCATTCAGTTTGCGAACCTGTTCGGCTCGGAGCGAACTGGCAGCCTCTTAGTCGCCGAAAGCATGCTCCATAAGCTCAGGGGCAGTTGGAATATCGGCAAATCAGGCGAGAATCTGGAAATCAGGTGCCGTATCCCCCTCAATCAGGACCTCCTGAACTGA
- a CDS encoding LacI family DNA-binding transcriptional regulator, producing the protein MTTIYDVAKLAGVSPKTVSRVLNGDAPVKKQTKDAVETAMLELGYVPSNAARMMRSNKSGLVGLITGAISHGIEPTEPQGLPDLFIVQGIQQIMGASGKTLMIADTDGVSERVPHLIRTFLQHRVEGIIYVADHHKQVTLPQVPDDFPIVLANCFDSEGHASILPDDRKGQKDLISKLIQSGHRRIGYLTLDRTLVATGLRYRGYREALAEADIPYADELVTMGYEEGQEKESQILMRALERLLSLKEPPTVICCGNDEMALRLYGLLRSRGIKVPEEISVAGYDNYQVIADTLFPPLTTVELPYLSMGQIAAKHLLKLISDSDHKPEKPRLVEGPVCWRSSITALNSVSVLNPKGRNNQ; encoded by the coding sequence GTGACGACAATTTATGATGTGGCAAAGCTGGCAGGGGTCTCGCCCAAGACAGTCTCACGGGTGCTTAACGGGGATGCCCCCGTCAAGAAGCAGACCAAAGATGCGGTTGAAACAGCCATGCTGGAACTTGGCTACGTTCCCTCCAATGCAGCCCGTATGATGCGCTCCAACAAGTCTGGACTGGTCGGTCTAATCACCGGCGCCATTTCCCACGGCATCGAGCCGACCGAGCCGCAAGGTCTTCCCGATCTCTTCATCGTTCAAGGCATCCAGCAGATCATGGGCGCCAGCGGCAAGACCCTGATGATTGCCGATACAGATGGCGTATCAGAGCGCGTCCCGCACCTGATACGGACCTTCCTGCAACACCGGGTCGAGGGCATCATCTATGTGGCCGATCACCACAAGCAAGTGACGCTGCCGCAAGTCCCTGATGATTTCCCGATTGTTCTGGCCAATTGCTTCGACAGTGAAGGGCACGCGTCCATCCTGCCGGACGACAGAAAAGGACAGAAGGACCTGATATCCAAACTCATTCAGAGCGGCCACCGACGCATCGGTTATTTAACGCTCGACCGGACCCTCGTTGCTACCGGTTTGCGCTATCGCGGCTATCGGGAAGCATTGGCCGAAGCGGATATTCCCTATGCCGACGAATTGGTGACCATGGGCTACGAGGAAGGTCAGGAGAAGGAGAGCCAGATCCTGATGCGGGCGCTGGAGCGTCTCCTGTCACTCAAGGAACCACCCACTGTCATTTGCTGTGGCAATGACGAAATGGCGTTGCGGCTGTATGGCCTGCTGCGCTCTCGCGGGATCAAGGTGCCGGAAGAAATCTCCGTTGCCGGTTATGACAATTACCAGGTGATCGCCGACACACTTTTCCCGCCGCTCACCACAGTCGAGCTGCCCTATCTCTCAATGGGGCAGATCGCCGCAAAACATTTGCTGAAACTGATTTCGGACAGTGACCATAAGCCGGAAAAACCGAGACTGGTAGAAGGTCCGGTTTGCTGGCGCTCGTCGATCACTGCTTTGAACTCTGTAAGTGTATTAAATCCAAAAGGGAGGAATAACCAATGA
- a CDS encoding helix-turn-helix transcriptional regulator, translating into MKIELAAQGFASMGSEARLTVLRCLVRAGESGLSIGDIQDRTRIAPSTLAHHLKFLTGAELVQQEKQGRTIINRANFERLRLLASFILSECCADTVDLSALGDLTSNDNEDRHG; encoded by the coding sequence ATGAAAATCGAACTGGCTGCTCAGGGATTTGCCTCCATGGGATCGGAAGCGCGGCTCACCGTATTGCGCTGTCTTGTCCGTGCAGGTGAATCCGGTCTCAGTATTGGTGATATTCAGGACCGAACACGAATCGCGCCATCAACGCTCGCCCATCATCTCAAATTCCTCACCGGAGCGGAGTTGGTGCAGCAGGAAAAGCAGGGGCGGACAATCATCAACCGGGCCAACTTCGAACGGTTGCGTCTTCTCGCCTCCTTCATTCTGAGCGAATGCTGTGCCGATACGGTCGACCTCAGCGCGCTTGGCGACTTGACTTCCAATGATAACGAGGACCGGCATGGCTGA
- a CDS encoding carbohydrate ABC transporter permease, translating into MASKLTRSNGAGWAFALPGFILLFMFIILPFFFAFWFSLTNQRLISPNPTEFVGLSNYENLLGVSVITLEPERDDAGAVVRDSDGEIAYPRVRTITRNADFPQYKGMREWFRWQSGDNATVVVAKDVVFMKALTNTLLFALIIVPLQGGGALGLALLINQKLRGINAFRAIYFTPVVISIVVISLLWRFIYDGQDGLLNNILAALTFGAFEPVDWLGNSDTALGSIIVMSAWQAMGFHMVIWLSGLQTIPATLYEVAAIEGSSSWQTFRYVTWPGLRNTAVLVLIVITMQSFALFAQIDVMTNGGPLDSTQTLVFQAVERGYGKQDISGGSTISVILFFIVLLISLIQRYLTREKR; encoded by the coding sequence ATGGCTTCGAAGCTTACCCGCTCGAATGGAGCCGGATGGGCCTTTGCCCTGCCAGGTTTCATCCTGCTGTTCATGTTCATCATTCTGCCCTTCTTTTTCGCCTTCTGGTTTTCGCTGACCAACCAGCGGCTGATCTCACCCAATCCGACTGAATTTGTTGGATTGTCGAACTATGAGAATCTGTTGGGCGTATCTGTCATTACACTTGAGCCAGAGCGCGACGACGCTGGTGCTGTCGTCAGAGACAGTGATGGCGAAATCGCCTATCCAAGGGTCCGCACCATCACGCGCAATGCGGATTTTCCGCAGTATAAAGGCATGCGCGAATGGTTCCGATGGCAAAGCGGCGACAATGCAACGGTCGTGGTGGCCAAGGATGTTGTCTTCATGAAAGCCCTGACGAACACATTGTTGTTCGCCTTGATCATCGTCCCGCTGCAAGGGGGAGGGGCTTTAGGACTGGCCTTGCTGATCAATCAGAAGCTGAGGGGCATCAACGCTTTCCGAGCCATCTATTTCACGCCCGTCGTGATCTCCATCGTCGTCATCTCGCTTCTTTGGCGCTTCATCTATGACGGACAGGATGGATTGCTCAACAATATCCTTGCTGCCTTGACTTTTGGAGCATTTGAACCGGTCGACTGGCTGGGCAACTCGGATACGGCGCTTGGCTCGATCATCGTCATGTCCGCATGGCAGGCCATGGGCTTTCATATGGTGATCTGGCTTTCAGGGCTTCAGACGATCCCCGCAACGCTTTACGAGGTTGCCGCCATCGAAGGCTCCTCAAGCTGGCAGACCTTCCGCTATGTGACGTGGCCGGGGCTGAGAAACACCGCCGTGCTGGTGCTGATTGTTATCACCATGCAATCCTTCGCGCTGTTTGCCCAGATCGATGTCATGACCAACGGCGGACCGCTCGATTCCACCCAGACGCTTGTCTTCCAGGCGGTTGAACGCGGCTATGGCAAACAGGACATCTCCGGCGGCTCGACCATTTCGGTCATCCTCTTCTTCATCGTCCTGCTGATTTCGCTGATCCAGCGTTACCTGACACGGGAGAAACGCTAA
- a CDS encoding ABC transporter ATP-binding protein yields the protein MGDVILKQVRKNFGKAHVIKGVDITIEDGEFVVFVGPSGCGKSTLLRMIAGLEDITDGTLEIGGKVVNDIQPKERGIAMVFQSYAIFPHMTVRENMAFGLTISGASKEEKEAKVQEAARILQMEDLLDRKPSQLSGGQRQRVAIGRAITRKPAVFLFDEPLSNLDAALRMDMRMEIGQLHNQLKTTMIYVTHDQVEAMTLADKIVVLKDGKVMQVGKPMELYHEPANKFVAGFLGAPSMNFLDVDITDLSDEHATVSNEALEQTKVKTKGRSFSKGDKAVLGVRPQYLKMAPAGSGMLHGTVTLSERLGTETVVDIALKSGGKVIASFDEDLIVNPGEPLDLIFDPEQAHLFTADE from the coding sequence ATGGGTGACGTCATTCTCAAACAAGTGCGCAAGAACTTTGGCAAGGCGCACGTCATCAAGGGTGTCGACATCACCATCGAAGACGGCGAGTTCGTTGTCTTTGTTGGCCCGTCAGGCTGTGGCAAATCCACCTTGCTGCGCATGATTGCAGGCCTTGAGGACATCACAGACGGCACGCTGGAAATTGGCGGCAAAGTCGTCAACGACATCCAGCCAAAGGAACGCGGCATTGCGATGGTCTTCCAGAGCTATGCCATCTTCCCGCACATGACCGTGCGTGAGAATATGGCCTTCGGCCTGACGATCTCCGGCGCTTCCAAGGAAGAAAAAGAGGCCAAGGTGCAGGAAGCTGCCCGTATACTTCAAATGGAAGATCTGCTCGACCGCAAACCGAGCCAGCTGTCCGGTGGCCAACGCCAGAGGGTGGCCATTGGTCGAGCGATCACGCGCAAACCTGCGGTCTTCCTGTTCGATGAACCGCTGTCCAACCTCGACGCTGCCCTTCGCATGGACATGCGTATGGAAATCGGCCAACTGCACAATCAGCTGAAAACGACCATGATCTATGTGACCCATGATCAGGTCGAGGCCATGACCCTTGCTGACAAGATTGTCGTTCTCAAGGATGGCAAGGTGATGCAGGTGGGTAAGCCGATGGAGCTTTACCACGAGCCTGCCAACAAGTTCGTTGCCGGCTTCCTTGGCGCCCCATCCATGAACTTCCTCGATGTAGACATCACGGATCTGAGCGATGAGCACGCAACGGTCAGCAACGAGGCCCTTGAGCAGACCAAGGTCAAGACGAAAGGGCGGTCATTCTCGAAAGGCGACAAGGCCGTGCTCGGTGTCCGGCCGCAATATCTCAAAATGGCCCCGGCTGGCTCGGGCATGTTGCACGGAACAGTCACCCTGTCTGAAAGACTTGGCACCGAAACCGTGGTCGATATAGCCCTTAAAAGCGGCGGCAAGGTCATCGCATCTTTTGACGAAGACCTGATTGTCAATCCCGGTGAGCCCCTCGACCTGATCTTCGATCCAGAGCAGGCTCATCTGTTTACCGCCGACGAGTGA
- a CDS encoding sugar ABC transporter substrate-binding protein yields the protein MKLTKTLLATLCASTLMSGAAFAQTDLTMWYHGAGNDVESKIINQIVDDFNASQDDWKVTIESFPQTSYNDSVVAAALAGNLPDIIDVDGPVMPNWAWSGYMQPLQIDESKITDFLPGTKGMWDGKLYSIGLWDAAVALYARKSTLEELGLRTPTLEKPWSKEEFNEALKKAKDSGKYDYALDLGMNDQGEWYPYAFSPFLQSFGGDIIDRSTYQTAEGALNGDAALEFGEWWQMLFTEGYAPGTSESPADQQTGFIDGSFAFQWNGNWRAVATMAEVDDVVFLPAPDFGEGSAIGAGSWQFGVAETSEHPDGASAFIEFAIQDKYMAAFSDGIGLIPSTASAAEMTKNYKKGGPLAVFYDLSSEQAKVRPVTPGYVVQSKVFTKAIADLANGADVPDTLDAAVDEINADIEKNNGYGH from the coding sequence ATGAAACTCACCAAGACACTCTTGGCCACACTCTGCGCTTCGACCCTGATGTCCGGTGCGGCTTTTGCCCAGACAGACCTGACCATGTGGTATCACGGCGCAGGCAACGATGTGGAAAGCAAGATCATCAACCAGATCGTCGATGATTTCAACGCAAGTCAGGACGACTGGAAAGTCACCATCGAAAGCTTCCCGCAGACCAGCTACAACGATTCCGTCGTCGCGGCCGCCCTTGCTGGCAACCTGCCGGACATCATCGATGTTGACGGCCCTGTCATGCCGAACTGGGCATGGTCCGGTTACATGCAGCCTCTGCAGATCGATGAAAGCAAAATCACCGACTTCCTGCCCGGCACAAAGGGCATGTGGGATGGCAAGCTCTACTCCATCGGCCTTTGGGATGCCGCGGTTGCACTTTATGCCCGCAAGTCCACATTGGAAGAGCTGGGCCTGCGCACTCCGACCCTCGAAAAGCCATGGAGCAAGGAAGAGTTCAACGAAGCTCTGAAGAAAGCCAAGGACTCGGGCAAATATGACTATGCTCTCGATCTGGGCATGAATGATCAGGGAGAATGGTACCCTTATGCCTTCTCGCCCTTCCTGCAGAGCTTTGGTGGCGACATCATTGATCGTTCCACCTATCAGACCGCAGAAGGCGCTCTCAACGGCGATGCAGCCCTCGAATTCGGCGAATGGTGGCAGATGCTGTTTACCGAAGGCTACGCCCCGGGAACATCTGAAAGCCCCGCAGATCAGCAAACCGGCTTCATTGATGGCAGCTTTGCCTTCCAGTGGAATGGCAACTGGCGCGCAGTGGCAACCATGGCTGAAGTGGATGATGTCGTCTTCCTACCGGCCCCAGATTTTGGTGAGGGCTCAGCGATCGGCGCAGGCTCGTGGCAGTTTGGCGTTGCGGAAACGTCCGAGCATCCAGATGGGGCGTCTGCCTTTATCGAATTTGCCATTCAGGACAAATATATGGCAGCCTTCTCCGATGGTATCGGCCTCATTCCATCCACCGCGTCCGCGGCCGAGATGACCAAGAACTACAAAAAGGGTGGTCCTCTGGCGGTCTTCTATGACCTGTCTTCCGAACAAGCAAAGGTGCGTCCGGTCACTCCGGGCTATGTGGTTCAGTCCAAGGTCTTCACCAAAGCCATAGCTGATTTGGCGAACGGTGCGGATGTTCCCGATACGCTCGATGCAGCGGTTGATGAAATCAATGCCGACATCGAGAAAAACAACGGCTACGGCCATTGA
- the cueR gene encoding Cu(I)-responsive transcriptional regulator translates to MNIGQVAHKTELPAKTIRYYEEIDLVSPVRAENGYRTYSDQDIHRLIFLKRSRSLGFSIDECRVLLSLYDDEHRASADVKVIAQAKISQIDQKIAELQSLKSTLSELVAHCHGDNMPDCPILDGLSSDTEDWSNRNTTQTGCCEREKEHELHD, encoded by the coding sequence ATGAATATCGGGCAGGTTGCACACAAAACGGAATTGCCCGCCAAGACGATCCGCTATTACGAGGAGATCGATCTTGTATCGCCAGTCCGGGCGGAGAACGGCTATCGGACCTACTCGGATCAGGATATCCATCGACTGATTTTCCTCAAGCGATCCCGCAGTCTGGGCTTCAGCATTGATGAATGCCGTGTGCTGTTGTCGCTCTACGACGATGAGCACCGCGCCAGCGCTGACGTCAAAGTGATTGCTCAAGCCAAGATTTCCCAGATCGACCAGAAAATAGCCGAGCTTCAATCACTCAAATCGACCTTGTCCGAACTGGTCGCGCACTGTCATGGTGACAACATGCCCGACTGCCCCATTCTTGACGGTCTTTCCAGCGACACTGAAGATTGGTCAAACCGAAACACCACTCAAACAGGGTGTTGCGAAAGGGAGAAAGAACATGAGCTACACGATTGA
- a CDS encoding ATP-binding protein: MRSANTARSNVLEAGFAQSEVEQRNVLIVEADQFKPKTKVLVVEDDDLDFRITRKVLLQLDSYEPEIDRACDLREAQLAAQRTDYDIVLIDFCLGMETGVPVINVFGGEESNAALILLTGMPGEDIQKIALKAGVVHCINKDHLSPVLMETTFRSAQHTQGLKSELKKTIEQLREANEAKDHFYASMGHDLRTPLNAILGYAELISQNTLDLSVPSRYQEFAVRIMSGGLHLLEVINNIVLSNGDALEEMRTEFEKADLIDIARKGMDLLRIFAEQKNIRVRLHAPDEPIYIACKSSLMTQAIVNILSNAIKYTPERGEVNIRVTTTDSEAMVRVQDNGIGMSEDDIELARTPYGRVRLPIHQSQDGTGLGLPIVDKIMSCHDGEMEIKSYPADGTCVTLRMLVIG; encoded by the coding sequence ATGCGGTCTGCAAATACAGCACGGAGCAATGTGTTAGAAGCAGGTTTTGCTCAAAGTGAAGTCGAACAGCGGAATGTATTGATTGTCGAAGCAGATCAATTCAAACCGAAGACAAAGGTACTCGTCGTTGAAGACGATGATCTCGACTTTCGCATTACCCGCAAGGTTCTCCTGCAACTGGATTCCTATGAACCGGAAATCGATCGAGCATGTGACTTGAGAGAGGCGCAGCTCGCTGCTCAAAGGACAGACTATGACATCGTCCTGATTGATTTCTGCCTTGGCATGGAGACCGGAGTGCCGGTCATCAATGTCTTTGGTGGCGAAGAGTCAAACGCTGCCCTCATCCTGCTCACCGGGATGCCAGGAGAAGATATCCAGAAAATTGCGCTCAAAGCAGGCGTCGTGCATTGCATCAACAAGGATCACCTGAGCCCGGTGCTTATGGAGACAACCTTCCGCAGCGCTCAACACACGCAGGGTCTGAAGAGTGAACTCAAGAAAACGATTGAGCAGTTGCGCGAGGCAAACGAGGCTAAAGATCACTTCTATGCCAGCATGGGCCATGATCTGAGAACCCCGCTCAACGCAATCCTCGGCTATGCCGAACTGATCTCACAAAACACGCTCGATTTGTCGGTCCCCTCGCGCTATCAGGAATTTGCAGTCCGCATCATGTCAGGTGGCCTGCATTTGCTCGAAGTCATTAACAATATCGTCTTGTCCAACGGCGACGCGCTTGAAGAAATGCGCACCGAATTTGAAAAAGCGGACCTGATAGACATCGCTCGAAAGGGCATGGATTTGTTGCGCATCTTTGCCGAGCAGAAGAACATAAGAGTCAGACTTCACGCGCCCGACGAGCCGATCTACATCGCGTGCAAAAGCTCGCTGATGACGCAGGCCATCGTCAATATTCTATCCAACGCCATAAAATACACGCCGGAAAGAGGCGAGGTCAATATCCGCGTAACGACGACGGACAGCGAAGCCATGGTAAGAGTTCAAGACAATGGCATCGGCATGAGCGAAGACGACATAGAGCTGGCCAGAACCCCCTATGGTCGCGTCAGGCTACCGATCCATCAGTCTCAGGACGGAACGGGATTGGGACTTCCCATCGTCGACAAAATCATGTCCTGCCATGATGGCGAAATGGAAATCAAGAGCTATCCTGCTGATGGAACCTGCGTTACCCTACGCATGTTGGTGATTGGCTGA